CAGCGTCTTGCTGCTGGACGACGACCGGAGGCTGGCGTGGCGGCGGACGGAGAGGAGCGGCTTGCTGGCTGTGCCGTCGCCGTCGTAGATGACCCAGTGCTCCGCGAGGAGGCTGCTGATGAGCCTCTTGCGGCGGACGGTGAGGAGCGGTTTGCCCGCGACGTCCATGAGCACGacctcggcgcggcggcgggcggaggcgtaGCAGTCGACGCGGAAGGCGAGGTCGCCCTTGGCGTCGAAGACGGTGAAGCCGTGGCAGTTGAAGAGGAGAGACTTGCGCCACACCGtcagcagcaccgccgccggcgtctcTTCCTGGGGCGCtcggctgctggtggtggtggttgcaGCGGCGGGGTCTGCTGGTGCGACGGCGTTGGGGTGCACCTTGGCCATGGCCCatgcctcctccctcctctgtttctctaTCTGTTTGTGTTTGCTGCCTCCTCCctcatttttttatatatattatccaataataacataataaaagttaaaatcaaccccaaatctgaaacaaaattatgttattataataaaattttaaagtgcatcaatataaaattttaaattattattcctattattatttaaacatactccctccgttctaaaatgtaaatcgttttgacttttctagattcatagtgtttgttatgcatctaaatataacatatgtctaggtacatagcaaaatatatgaatctagaaaagtcaaaacgacctacattttaaaACGGAGGGAGCATATACTAACCATAAGGtgtttgtcaccatatattcatataCAAGAGAAGATATAAAAATACTAATTTTCATATTGTttacatagctcaaacaaagtgttcaattaaacacatatcaaatatatatggaggtgtgatgcaaagtgagaacaaattgttagtaactaaacctatcacatttattacaattatataatgataaatatgtatctttgcAGTACTGAaatagaatatttaattggttaagagagcgtgagatagataattattagatatctctaataGCCtttgcgggagcacgggttgatagactagtttttcttaattacatataccagctagctagctagagccATTTCTTAGCTAGCCATGCAGCATTATATTCGGTGGAAGAAGTTATTCTTGGATCGCGGCCCCACACCGCATTCCCTTCCGACCTGTTAATCCACTACTTCCGTTACTCAAGATAGAGATGCACTGCAAAGTTATTCATGTCCCCGTTAAAGTTATTCCTGTCCCTACTCCTGGGAATGGACTGGCATCCAAAATCCAAATGTTTGAATCCAACAAAAAGTCAAACTAAAAAAATCCTCATCCAATCCAAACTCAAAACAGAATTTGTAGCATCCAATCCAACTataaaaaatccaaatcaatccTTTCAGCAtgtgtctcaaaaaaaaattctttcagCATGCAgtgcccctccccttccctcctccaaCCATCCCGACCCCcgaccgccgctcgccggtgaACCATCCGGGCCCGGCGAGCCCGCGATGGAGCGCTCCAGctcgcccctcccctcctctggtTCCCATGGCCGCCCCTCACTGGAGTCCCACACCTAGGCACGGCGACCCCGAGATGGAGCGCTCCTGcacgccctcccctcctctggcCCCCATGGGCAACGAGGGCTCCTGCTCGCCCCACCCCTCCTCCAGCCCCCATGCATAGCCGGCAACAGCTCCCGctcgcccctcccctcctccggcGCCCAAGGCCACCCCTCACCGGAGTCTCACCTGGGTCCTCATGCATGAACAAGAAGGTGAGCTCCCCTCCTCTGGCCCCCATGGGCAGCGAGGGCTCCTGCTTGCCCCACACCCTCCTCCATCCCCCATGCATGGCCGGCAACAGCTCACGCTCACCCCttccctcctccggcctccaAGGCCACCTCTCACCGGAGTCCCACCTGGTCCTCATGCATGCACAAGAAGGCGAGGGGAGCACAGGCGCGCAGCGATGCGAAGGAGGTGTGCTActcggctctatttgtgtgtgtcgagtgtgacagaaccgccaagttaaacggcttaattaagcgcaatggccatcatttgaacgcatcaggcgcattagcttaattaagtgtaacctgacagcctgtttccaacccacaggccgatcgaaacacaccagaagtctcgcgcgacggcgagcacagacggtaccagcataatataatttcacaaaattagaaataacataaatatttacaaaacagctttaaatttggaatttacataaaataagtgacagcagcggaagagaatatgacctgagagaaggaaatttgattgagaaccaataaaacaaaacaatatctatgaacacgtgaggacgtcacatcgagcccactgatgcgaatcctggttagcttctatgcctgaaacagggtaaacaacaaaccctgagtatactaatactcagcaagacttacccgacttttgggtatacttagcccacatatctagacatgcaaagctttttggctggtggatttatttgcagaaaagcatctaagggtagatccttaattttaaaattttagctccaaattatagTTATAAAGTTGCTacacatctatgatttgcagatctataacaatcaatgtgaaaacataattgattaaataacatcaacatgtatcatatcatttcgtttcatttccttactacgatgtgactcggagatcaaggtgctcatgtccgagagcgactgacggcgaatcgatccgatttaaccttgcaaggtggacctaaccaacacggcacgtattagccccgtcggaccatacggaccaaccattcccctcgtcgcctcgaactacaggaaccagcccaacgacatatggtcaaccgagctcaacgtgagaccaccaaaagtaaacatatgcatccccatttctccgcgactactcaactaccccaggagttgggtgcgggttcctgtactttcgaagcaaggcagtactcggcttaccggtttcgactacctcctactcccggtatgcggttagtacaaatcaaacatgatcagcagggccgacaacggaacggtccttaatcgacacagacggggctagacagttcccgtccggtctccaattcttttcctttcctccatattccaatattccataacCAAGTCATAAAGacatcatatatctcgcgagtaacagtaaattactcgacttctaccgaatcctaatttTAGCACGGCAAGGATAACGacatatacatactagtattccgaccaatggaacctaggaatcatgcaactagggtttcatccaacacctagaaacttaatgcataatcaagtaaatatatataacatttcataagttaaaatagtaggttatgctccggggcttgcctgggattaacactaggtcagtgtttgTTAGATGACACTCGCTTGGCGAGTATTCCGGTCCAAGCATGTACTCCTGGTTCTTTGCCTCTTCTGGATATGTCCACCAAACATCGTCTTCGTGTTTGGTTCCAATatcacatccttcacgtggttcatctatcgtacctaaatgaggtgcaataatgcatatgtatgaatgcacagaGGTACAATAGACAATGCATCAAAAAGAGCAAGCAAGACAGACACAAGGTCACGACTGAGCATCCATAAGCATGAGGTCATGAGCTAGCTTTAGCAAACATACAAATAATATCAAGCTTCAACAAGAGTTGCATGAGCAATATCTAACATGTTATACATGACTTATGATCACCAGAAAACATAGCATCCAACCCCAAATTAATTTATCTAAAGCCTTTCTTAATTTATTTAGATAATAAGACATATAGGCATATATATATGATCATACATGTAAAGTGCAcaataaattctaccaaaatcaCAGTAGATCACCAATACTCCTAATAgtctactgcataaatttcacatGCTCAGGTTTTATATTTTATTGATTATAAAACAGACAAATCTTTATTGCACTTAATCGTGTGAGAGCAAGTTAAATGTAAAACTTCATATTTTCTATAAACACATGGccatattatattttttagaCCAAAATAACATCATATAAGGGCAATGGAATCACATTTTCCATTTTTACACATTTCTATTATTTATAAACTATTTACTTAGCATTCaacaagttaaatcaaaaactcGGTCATACTACCCTCAATTAACTTGATATTTTTACCACAGTGCAAACATCACAATAATagcctaccataaaaatttcatatcattTAGAGCAATATAACTGCAGTTATGAAAAAGACAAGCAACACTAGCATTAAAACCTTAACAAgcataaatctatttttacagcaaatattttcaactaacacccatcatattatgattccactgcatagatctactcacaaggattccaaaacatcttaatttgctattttacgatttttctactattttctatggattttcaaagtttcaagcgATTTAGTCCCTGAaatactattcatatgagtctatGACAATGCAGAAACCCCCCTGCACTTGTTTCAATTGCTGCACGAAGTCCCTAGTCGCGAGTTGAAGCAGAGCAGCAAGGGGAAACGACGATTCCGGCGATGGGGATGCTTCCCGGCGACGAGGGAGGGGTGGGGGAGTATGAGGGCGATGAGGACTACCTGTAGGTGGGCTTGGTTGGGGTTGGGGGCGACCGGAGAGGGCCGGCGACGGGAGCAGTACCACaggcggtgatggcggcggcgctctcgccgacggcgaggcgggTCGACGACGGGGAAGCCATGGGAGGATTCATTAGGGTCGGACGGAGTAGGGGCGCTCGGCGGTGCGGCGCAGGGGCGCGTGCGCCCGGCTCGCGACGAGCAGCagcatgccggcggcggcatggctcgGAAACGAGCGCGGAAACTCGTGGAACGCGCTAGAACGAGGAGAGCATGAGCATTAGTGCCTCACCTAGCTTCGATTTGAGCCGCTAGACGAAGAAAATGGTGGCCGGAGCTAGGAGTTCCACGTCGAGGTGGAGCTCGATGGCCATGGATGGCTGGCGGCCGGAGAATCCTTGTTTCCCGGCCGTGCGGCGGTCGGGCTCATGTCAGAGGGGCTGAGGAGGAAGCTAGAGAGGTGAGGGAGCTTCGGTTGGCGGCGATTTGAAGATGGTGGGGCGGAGGCCGGGGATTTGGCCGGTGGACGGGAGCCGCACGAGCTCATTCGAGCTctgctcgaggaagaagaaagggagaggaaggagagggcagtgggcgagcagcagcagaaggAAGGGGCAGCACGGCGGCAACACGGGACACGCGGAACGCGCGCGTCGTTCGGCGGTGTCGTGGCCAAATTGGCCTTGGTGACCCC
The nucleotide sequence above comes from Panicum virgatum strain AP13 chromosome 3K, P.virgatum_v5, whole genome shotgun sequence. Encoded proteins:
- the LOC120696566 gene encoding protein LURP-one-related 8-like, which produces MAKVHPNAVAPADPAAATTTTSSRAPQEETPAAVLLTVWRKSLLFNCHGFTVFDAKGDLAFRVDCYASARRRAEVVLMDVAGKPLLTVRRKRLISSLLAEHWVIYDGDGTASKPLLSVRRHASLRSSSSSKTLAYVTPLGSAAAEDSYVVEGSYGRRACAVRDARGDAVVAEVRRKESVGDDVFRLVADPRLGAPLAMGLVIALDEMFRGGGGSARSLLRRTWSA